A single window of Anomaloglossus baeobatrachus isolate aAnoBae1 chromosome 5, aAnoBae1.hap1, whole genome shotgun sequence DNA harbors:
- the LOC142310415 gene encoding E3 ubiquitin/ISG15 ligase TRIM25-like, with translation MAFAALKDELTCSICLSIFSDPVLLTCGHNFCRVCIDRVLESQEETELYSCPDCRREYLKRPALQSNLKLCNIAETYHSTQPAQPETEIFCSSCIHAPVPAVICCLNCEVSLCENHLRVHSKSQEHVLMEPSCSLRMKKCPSHQKALVYYCCDEKSCICVSCLLNGEHREHQVININEASGKKMDKLRSLIAKGTLMRDEVDEKIQNLQTHNEDRTAKSSTLTEFVNITFKEISRQLDVITNRVLGEIARQKEKTSLSISDLNRQLDGKRMELSRKMRHMEKLCNSADPLNLLHDQKTDGNYFADLKMTDLYERVDKITNSGDIDESWVLKMIDMGLSEIMDGVGQTKYFPANKATEIWLDINSASNNICVSGDLKTVSCAEVHQNRPETPERFYNAKILSTRSFTSGRHYWDMDTCKSGGWRVGVAYANVERRGPKSFIGNNMKSLGLRRDGDKYSIRHNGRESKIDHTIVCEQIRIDLNYDAGKVSFYELSDPITHIHTSTIAFTQPLHAVFVVYENGWIRLRN, from the coding sequence ATGGCGTTTGCAGCCCTGAAAGACGAGCTAACGTGTTCTATCTGCTTAAGCATCTTCTCGGATCCGGTATTGCTGACGTGTGGgcacaacttctgccgggtctgCATTGATCGGGTTTTGGAATCACAGGAGGAGACAGAACTTTATAGCTGTCCTGACTGCAGAAGAGAATATCTGAAGCGTCCTGCATTGCAAAGCAACCTAAAGCTATGTAACATAGCCGAAACCTACCATTCTACTCAACCAGCACAACCGGAGACGGAAATATTCTGCTCTAGCTGTATACACGCGCCTGTGCCCGCTGTTATATGCTGCCTGAATTGTGAGGTTTCACTCTGTGAGAACCACTTGAGAGTCCACAGCAAGTCTCAAGAACATGTCTTGATGGAGCCCTCTTGCTCCCTAAGGATGAAGAAATGTCCCTCTCACCAGAAAGCCCTCGTATATTATTGCTGTGATGAAAAGTCTTGTATCTGTGTTTCGTGCTTACTGAATGGGGAACACAGAGAACACCAGGTGATCAATATCAATGAAGCATCTGGGAAGAAAATGGACAAACTGAGAAGTTTAATAGCAAAAGGAACTTTAATGAGGGATGAAGTTGATGAAAAGATCCAAAATCTTCAGACGCACAATGAGGACAGGACGGCAAAATCATCAACTTTAACAGAATTTGTTAACATCACATTTAAGGAAATCAGTAGACAGCTGGATGTCATAACTAACAGAGTCCTGGGTGAGATTGCCAggcagaaagagaagacatcactcTCAATCTCCGATCTGAACCGCCAACTGGACGGAAAAAGGATGGAACTGTCCAGGAAGATGCGTCAtatggagaaattgtgcaactcggCCGATCCACTAAATCTCTTACATGACCAAAAAACTGACGGAAATTACTTTGCTGACCTTAAGATGACGGACTTGTATGAGAGAGTTGATAAAATCACCAATTCTGGAGACATCGATGAGAGTTGGGTGTTAAAGATGATAGACATGGGTTTGTCTGAAATCATGGATGGTGTGGGCCAGACAAAATATTTCCCAGCTAACAAAGCTACTGAGATATGGTTAGACATCAACTCTGCTTCCAACAATATCTGTGTGTCTGGAGACCTGAAAACTGTATCGTGTGCAGAAGTCCACCAGAACCGTCCGGAAACACCTGAAAGATTTTATAATGCCAAAATATTAAGCACCAGGAGTTTTACGTCAGGTCGACATTACTGGGATATGGATACTTGCAAGTCAGGGGGGTGGAGAGTTGGTGTAGCTTATGCCAATGTGGAGAGGAGAGGGCCCAAATCTTTTATTGGCAACAATATGAAATCTTTGGGTCTACGGAGGGATGGTGACAAATACTCTATAAGACACAATGGTAGAGAAAGCAAAATAGATCACACAATTGTGTGTGAACAAATCAGAATAGATCTTAATTATGATGCTGGAAAGGTGTCATTTTATGAGCTGAGTGACCCCATCACCCACATCCACACCAGCACAATTGCCTTCACACAGCCCCTTCATGCAGTGTTTGTTGTGTATGAGAACGGGTGGATCAGGTTAAGAAATTAA
- the LOC142310416 gene encoding E3 ubiquitin/ISG15 ligase TRIM25-like, whose protein sequence is MASADLKDELTCSICLNLYSDPVTLKCGHNFCRECIESVLDTQKGSEAYSCPECRAKFQERPVLQRNTTLCNIAEHFLSQEEHEDVFCTYCIHTPVVASKTCLMCEASLCDLHLTVHSKSPEHVLIQPTKSFRNRRCSHHNKVFTYYCTEDAECLCVSCCLGEKHRGHQVDLLNEACKQKKEKLQIVHGRLIEEREETKKKVQCLQNHLKQIPEKGLSIVERVCVKLKDLKMKQDNLEKHVLNEISKQQEQVSLSVSNLIQQLEIKEDSLSRKLSSIEELCRIIDPLLYLQADRDDFANNMGVNDNLKEIKADDLVEDLIISTLNSGMVDIMSGLQKGYYVQEASGVLLDVNTASNNVHISDDLKTASSSNIKHDRPKTDPRRFEDSTVLAMKGFSTGRVFWDIEGSKEGAWRVGMAYPSISRNGKQACIGNNNKSWGLRSLNKQYSIRHGEKEIKLLFQPSCYKVRIYLDYAAGQLSFYELGNSMRHLYTYDATFTEALYPVIVVWDNGWVRVLN, encoded by the coding sequence ATGGCCTCTGCTGATCTGAAGGACGAGTTGACATGTTCCATCTGCCTGAACCTCTACTCCGATCCCGTAACACTGaaatgtggacacaacttctgccgggagTGCATAGAAAGTGTGCTGGATACACAGAAGGGATCTGAAGCCTATTCCTGCCCTGAATGCAGAGCGAAGTTTCAGGAACGTCCTGTCCTGCAGAGGAACACCACGCTGTGTAACATAGCGGAGCATTTCCTTTCTCAGGAGGAGCATGAGGATGTGTTTTGTACATACTGTATTCACACACCAGTGGTGGCTTCTAAAACGTGTCTTATGTGCGAAGCTTCTCTGTGTGATCTTCACCTGACCGTACACAGCAAGTCCCCAGAACATGTCTTAATCCAACCAACAAAGTCCTTCAGGAACAGACGATGTTCTCATCACAACAAGGTCTTCACGTATTACTGCACTGAGGATGCGGAGTGTTTATGTGTTTCCTGTTGCTTGGGTGAAAAGCACAGAGGACACCAAGTTGACTTATTAAATGAGGCCTGTAAACAGAAAAAAGAAAAGCTACAGATTGTTCACGGACGTCTCATCGAAGAAAGAGAGGAGACTAAAAAGAAAGTCCAATGTCTCCAGAACCATCTAAAGCAGATCCCAGAAAAAGGATTGAGTATTGTGGAGAGAGTCTGTGTCAAGTTAAAAGACCTCAAGATGAAGCAGGATAACTTGGAGAAACATGTTCTGAATGAGATCTCGAAGCAACAAGAGCAGGTGTCACTGTCGGTCTCCAATCTGATTCAACAGCTCGAAATAAAGGAGGACAGTCTGTCAAGGAAACTATCTTCTATAGAGGAACTGTGTCGCATCATTGACCCTTTACTTTACCTACAAGCAGACAGGGATGACTTTGCTAATAATATGGGGGTTAATGACAACCTAAAAGAGATTAAAGCTGATGATTTGGTTGAAGATCTGATAATCAGCACCTTGAATTCTGGTATGGTGGACATAATGTCGGGCCTACAGAAAGGTTATTACGTTCAAGAGGCTTCTGGTGTATTATTGGATGTGAACACTGCTTCTAATAATGTGCACATCTCAGATGACCTGAAAACTGCGTCTTCGTCAAACATAAAACATGATCGCCCCAAGACCGATCCCAGAAGGTTTGAGGATTCTACAGTTTTAGCAATGAAaggattttctacaggaagagtttTCTGGGACATAGAAGGAAGTAAGGAGGGAGCCTGGAGAGTGGGGATGGCCTATCCAAGCATAAGTAGAAATGGAAAACAGGCTTGCATTGGAAATAATAACAAGTCGTGGGGTTTGCGCAGCCTTAATAAGCAGTATTCAATAAGACATGGCGAGAAAGAAATCAAATTATTATTCCAACCTTCCTGCTACAAAGTGAGGATCTATCTGGATTATGCGGCTGGACAGCTGTCTTTTTATGAACTGGGAAATTCAATGAGACATTTATATACTTATGATGCCACCTTCACAGAAGCGCTCTACCCAGTGATTGTTGTGTGGGATAATGGTTGGGTGAGGGTGCTAAATTAA